From one Mustela nigripes isolate SB6536 chromosome 16, MUSNIG.SB6536, whole genome shotgun sequence genomic stretch:
- the LOC132003696 gene encoding CMRF35-like molecule 6, which translates to MTPGDGRLWLPAVLLLLQVPGCWSLRGPTSVTGTVGGSLSVQCQYEEKFKENVKYWCKTPCMGDIMKTEEADKEVRSGRVSIRDQPANLTFTVTLENLTESDTGTYRCGIDTSWLPEYLLDLTFRVVLSVTPGLHWTLPDPTQKTATSQESPSSRQHPGSSPRSHPIEDQASKGEERSLLSSIYFQLLVFLEVPLVLSMLSAVL; encoded by the exons ATGACCCCAGGGGATGGGAGGCTGTGGCTACCAGCAGTGCTGCTCCTTCTGCAGGTCCCAG GTTGTTGGTCTCTGCGTGGCCCCACCTCTGTGACGGGCACCGTGGGGGGATCCCTGAGCGTGCAGTGTCAATACGAGGAGAAATTCAAAGAGAATGTCAAGTACTGGTGCAAGACCCCATGTATGGGGGATATTATGAAGACTGAAGAGGCAGACAAAGAAGTGAGGAGTGGCCGTGTGTCCATCAGGGACCAACCTGCAAACCTCACCTTCACAGTGACCTTGGAGAACCTCACAGAAAGTGATACAGGAACATACCGGTGTGGGATCGATACATCATGGCTCCCAGAATATTTGCTCGACCTCACCTTCCGAGTTGTGCTGTCTGTGACTCCAG GTCTTCACTGGACCCTGCCAGACCCCACACAGAAGACCGCGACCTCGCAGGAGTCCCCCAGTTCCAGACAACATCCTGG GTCCTCACCTAGGAGTCATCCTATTGAAGACCAGGCTTCtaagggagaggagag gtccctgctcagcagcatcTACTTCCAGCTCCTGGTCTTCCTGGAGGTGCCCCTGGTCCTAAGTATGCTCAGTGCTGTCCTCTGA
- the CD300LB gene encoding CMRF35-like molecule 7 isoform X1 has product MRLWLVLLLLNFPGCFSIKGPESVRGLEGGSVSVQCQYTPGWENYKKWWCRGAEWESCHNLVETDGSEQEKKVDRVSIRDNQSHLLFTVTMEEVRQSDTDTYWCGINRSGPDLGASIKVTIDPVDMVLSTLASPRSRTTTSRRTEGTSDSYIRNHYILLVFLKAPVLLMLVVAVLWLKGSQQRLSVYRNLSSDLVGDTAP; this is encoded by the exons ATGAGGCTGTGGCTAGTTCTTCTCTTGCTCAACTTCCCAG GCTGTTTCTCCATCAAAGGCCCAGAGTCTGTGAGGGGCCTGGAGGGGGGTTCGGTGAGCGTGCAGTGCCAATATACACCAGGATGGGAGAATTACAAGAAGTGGTGGTGTCGCGGAGCAGAGTGGGAGTCATGCCACAACCTCGTTGAAACCGATGGATCAGAGCAAGAAAAGAAGGTAGATCGTGTGTCCATCAGGGACAACCAGAGTCACCTCTTGTTCACAGTGACCATGGAGGAGGTCAGGCAAAGTGACACAGACACTTACTGGTGTGGGATTAACAGATCTGGACCTGACCTTGGGGCATCTATCAAAGTGACCATTGACCCAG TGGACATGGTTCTGAGCACCTTGGCGAGCCCAAGATCCAGGACAACTACCAGCAGACGTACAGAGGGGACATCCGACTCCTACATCAG GAACCACTACATTCTCCTGGTTTTTCTGAAGGCGCCGGTCTTGCTCATGTTGGTCGTTGCTGTCCTTTGGTTGAAGGGGTCTCAGCAGAGACTGTCCGTCTATAGGAACTTGTCCTCTGATCTCGTCGGAGACACAGCCCCTTAG
- the CD300LB gene encoding CMRF35-like molecule 7 isoform X2: MRLWLVLLLLNFPVTMEEVRQSDTDTYWCGINRSGPDLGASIKVTIDPVDMVLSTLASPRSRTTTSRRTEGTSDSYIRNHYILLVFLKAPVLLMLVVAVLWLKGSQQRLSVYRNLSSDLVGDTAP, from the exons ATGAGGCTGTGGCTAGTTCTTCTCTTGCTCAACTTCCCAG TGACCATGGAGGAGGTCAGGCAAAGTGACACAGACACTTACTGGTGTGGGATTAACAGATCTGGACCTGACCTTGGGGCATCTATCAAAGTGACCATTGACCCAG TGGACATGGTTCTGAGCACCTTGGCGAGCCCAAGATCCAGGACAACTACCAGCAGACGTACAGAGGGGACATCCGACTCCTACATCAG GAACCACTACATTCTCCTGGTTTTTCTGAAGGCGCCGGTCTTGCTCATGTTGGTCGTTGCTGTCCTTTGGTTGAAGGGGTCTCAGCAGAGACTGTCCGTCTATAGGAACTTGTCCTCTGATCTCGTCGGAGACACAGCCCCTTAG